The genomic interval ATCGAGGCGCAGACGGAGCAGGTGCTCCGCAACCTGGAGCGCATCCTCGTGGCCGGAGGCTCCAGCCTCCAGCACGTCCTGCGCTGCGGCGTCTTCCTGACCGACATGCGGGACTTCCCCCGCATGAACGCCGTCTATGAGCGCGTCTTCGGCGGGCACCGCCCCGCGCGCACCACCGTGCAGGTGGCCGCGCTCCCCGAGGCGGGCCTGATGGTGGAGATTGACTGCGTGGCCTACGTGCCCTGAGCGAGCCCCGTCCAGCCCGGACGGCGCAATCCCAATCACAGCTCAATCACAGACATCCAACCCCGGTCTCCCGTGGCGCGGCGAAGGTCGGAGAGGAGGCGGAAACCTCCTCCCCCCGTCGCGAGCAAGTGTCGACTCGCGGTTCCCATCCGGGACCGGGGTCGGGCTTTGCTGACGGGCACTGCTCACCCCAGGTTGCCCTCATGGCCCGTCCATTCCGGACAGGCCCCGAGGACCTGGACCTCCGCGATACCCCTTTCTCGCGCGGCGGCCGGGTCCTCGAGAGGAGCACACATGATTCGGTGGATGGTCTGGTTGGCCTTGGGGATGACCTTGCTATCAGCCCCCGCAGCCCGCTCGGCGGAGCCAGCGCTCCCCTCCTCGCCTGCTCCCAGTCCCCTGGTCACGAGTTGGATCTACCGCGACGCGATGGTGGCCCCCTGGAAGGACACGTCCTGGGCCCCCCACACGCTGGTCAACACGTCGCCGGTGGCTGCGGGAACGTACTCCATCGCGGCGACGCTCACCGCGTACTCGGCCCTCTACTTCCGCACGGACCCGCGCGTGGCGGACCCCGGCGCCACCTTCAGCCTGCGCGTCCACGGAGGCGTGGCCGGAGACGGCGCGGTGGTCCAGGTGCGCGCGTTCGCGGACGACGTGCTGACGGCGGGTGTGCCCCTGGGGCCCACGTGCGCGGGCGGGCGCATCCGCGCCAACACCTGGGTGACGTGCACGGTGCCCATCTCCGTGATTGCTCCCGCGGGCGCGCGCATCAAGGGTCTGCTGCTCCAAGAGACGCGCGGCGTTCCCCTGCCCACGCTCTATTTCGACGAGCTTCGCACCGATGGCCTGAGTGTCCCTCCTCCCGTGAAGGTGAGCATCACTCCCGCCTCCGTCACCCTTCCCCCAGGAGGTACGCAGTCGTTCACCGCCACGGTGACGGGCAGTCCCAACACGGCGGTGAGCTGGGCGGTGCGGCAAGGCAACACCGGCGGCGTCATCACCTCGACGGGCCTCTACACCGCGCCCGGGACACCCGGGACGTATCAGGTGGTGGCGGTCAGCTACGCGGACCCCACCCAGTCCGCCACCGCCACCGTCACCGTCACCAGCGCGCCGGGCAAGGGATTGTGGGTGTCTGGCTATTACACGGGTTGGAACTCGGACCTCTACCCGCCCGACAAGGTGGACTTCAGCGCCTTGACGCACATCATCGTGGGCCGGGCCACCCCCAGGCCCGACGGCACGCTGAGCACCCAGTTCGACAATGACAACGGGCCCGCCATCGCCCGGCTCTTGGCGACGCGGGCCCACGCCGCGGGACGCAAGGCCATCATCATGGTGGGCGGCGCCGGAGAACACGACGGCTGGGTGGGCGCCGCGTCCAATGCCAACCGGACCCGCTTCGTCCAGAGCCTCGTGGGTGCCCTGGACAGCTTCGGCTACGACGGGCTGGACATCGACTGGGAGCCTGTCGAGGAGGCCGACAAGCCCAACCTGCTCGCCCTGGTGCGGCAGCTGCGCCAGGCGCGCCCCAACATGCTCCTCACCATGCCCATCGCGTGGATCAACACCAACTTCCCGACGGATGCCGACCCGTGGTTCGCGCAACTGGCGCCCCTCCTGGACCAGATGAACGTCATGTCCTACGAGATGACGGGGCCCTGGGGCGGCTGGGTGTCCTGGTATTCCTCCGCCCTCACGGGAGAGGCGGGCAACCGCCCCACCTCCGTGGCCTCCAGTCTCAACGCCTGGGCCAACGTGGGCATCCCCAAATCAAAACTGGGCATGGGGTTGCCATTCTATGGCATGGCCTGGCGGCACATCACCGGCCCCTACCAACCCTACACAGACTGGTCTGACTATGTGGGCAGCGACAATGATTTCACCTACGCCCGCATCAT from Myxococcus stipitatus carries:
- a CDS encoding Rid family detoxifying hydrolase, translated to MTSTRHQSITAPGLPKPVGPYSPGMKLESLLFVSGQAATDPATGKQAEGIEAQTEQVLRNLERILVAGGSSLQHVLRCGVFLTDMRDFPRMNAVYERVFGGHRPARTTVQVAALPEAGLMVEIDCVAYVP
- a CDS encoding glycosyl hydrolase family 18 protein, whose translation is MIRWMVWLALGMTLLSAPAARSAEPALPSSPAPSPLVTSWIYRDAMVAPWKDTSWAPHTLVNTSPVAAGTYSIAATLTAYSALYFRTDPRVADPGATFSLRVHGGVAGDGAVVQVRAFADDVLTAGVPLGPTCAGGRIRANTWVTCTVPISVIAPAGARIKGLLLQETRGVPLPTLYFDELRTDGLSVPPPVKVSITPASVTLPPGGTQSFTATVTGSPNTAVSWAVRQGNTGGVITSTGLYTAPGTPGTYQVVAVSYADPTQSATATVTVTSAPGKGLWVSGYYTGWNSDLYPPDKVDFSALTHIIVGRATPRPDGTLSTQFDNDNGPAIARLLATRAHAAGRKAIIMVGGAGEHDGWVGAASNANRTRFVQSLVGALDSFGYDGLDIDWEPVEEADKPNLLALVRQLRQARPNMLLTMPIAWINTNFPTDADPWFAQLAPLLDQMNVMSYEMTGPWGGWVSWYSSALTGEAGNRPTSVASSLNAWANVGIPKSKLGMGLPFYGMAWRHITGPYQPYTDWSDYVGSDNDFTYARIMSLSATGVYHWDATAQSSYVTFATPVVDGTVRWISYDSPQAIAAKGAYARANGFGGTIIWSLNQGCTDPVSGANPPLDAVKSAFRP